A genome region from Cannabis sativa cultivar Pink pepper isolate KNU-18-1 unplaced genomic scaffold, ASM2916894v1 Contig7, whole genome shotgun sequence includes the following:
- the LOC133033435 gene encoding uncharacterized protein LOC133033435 — protein MQLTKPPVLSKPFAVTEHDVGAVLIREENNIQHPVYYISKRFIEAEGRYPLIEKLTYCLILETRKLRPYFQGHSVQVYTNQPLSQILQKLDASGLLLKWVVELGQYEITFQPRTAIKGQALTYFVAEFTGKPESVSEGNPKPFCEEPSITGTEEIKMIATSPNLMTPLEAYLNTGELPDNRNEARKMRRKAAQYIIVEGIMYRRGFSMPLLRCLIEEEASRLLSKVHDGFCGNHAVGKSLSKKSLRQGYFWPIMIENSKAYVKKCDKC, from the exons ATGCAACTCACAAAGCCTCCCGTACTCTCAAAACCCTTCGCTGTCACGGAGCATGATGTGGGTGCCGTGCTGATCAGAGaagaaaacaacatacaacACCCGGTCTATTACATTAGTAAAAGATTCATTGAGGCCGAAGGCCGGTACCCATTGATAGAGAAACTCACTTACTGCCTCATTCTAGAAACGAGAAAGTTAAGGCCCTATTTTCAAGGTCATTCTGTTCAGGTGTACACTAACCAACCATTAAGCCAAATATTGCAAAAGCTGGATGCTTCTGGACTGTTACTTAAGTGGGTGGTAGAACTGGGTCAGTATGAAATTACCTTCCAGCCCCGAACAGCAATCAAAGGTCAAGCCCTAACATACTTTGTGGCAGAATTCACAGGCAAACCAGAAAGCGTATCGGAAGGCAACCCCAAGCCA tTTTGCGAAGAGCCTAGCATTACTGGCACGGAAGAGATCAAAATGATTGCTACTTCTCCGAACTTGATGACGCCATTAGAAGCCTACCTCAAcactggggaactcccagataatcgAAATGAAGCGCGAAAGATGAGGAGGAAGGCTGCACAGTAcatcatagtagagggaattatgtacagACGAGGGTTCTCCatgccattgctcagatgtcttattgaagaagaagcttCACGACTTTTATCTAAAgtgcacgatggattttgtggaaaCCACGCCGTCGGGAAAAGTTTATCTAAGAAAAgtctaaggcaaggttatttcTGGCCGATAATGATTGAAAATTCAAAGGCCTATGTTAAAAAATGTGACAAATGCTAG